One Nymphaea colorata isolate Beijing-Zhang1983 chromosome 12, ASM883128v2, whole genome shotgun sequence genomic window, GACTTAATTCACACAACTGAACCACTTCCTACGATATTGCAATGAAATTTATTTCGAGGTATGGTTTATGTTACTGATCTAACTGAAAGAACTGTGTACTTCAGATCGGTTCAAGGCAACTAGCTAGTGGCGATTCATATGCGTTGGTTAATCATATGTCTcaaccagaaaagaaaaatcagagcCCGTGGTAGATACAATTTTCGTGTCACCTCATATTATGATCTAAATTGAACGGCTCTACTCTTCCACGACAATGTCCATTATGCTATAGATCATGAAATACTCCAACCCTCCTACAAAAGCCAAAATTTGGAGAAAGGACAAAACTAAGATATTCAAGACACCCAGAATTGCCAAGCATTATATAATTAGACATTCTAATGGTACTAATGTCAGATGTATCTGTAATCACAGATTGCATTTACAAGTTACTGGCAAAGGTCAAGAAAACGCTGCCAACATCTAGAGAAAGCTGAGAAACAAAGACAATACACTCAAACTCGCAATTAGCCCTTAGCATTTTATGATGTAAGTGCTTCATGGGGCAATGTTACGTTCAAGAATATCCTCCTAATGCATTCCAGCCAAAATACCAAGAAAACTAGGAACATCGTACTAATCATGACACATCAATGAAGCGCCAAATGTCAGCAATAAATAAGATTGAAATCCTACAATCATCCCAACAACCACACATACCTGCAGCAGCTACCAATGCTAAAGATCTCATCCTCCAAACCCCAACAATCCTGAAACTCAAGCTCTTTCACGGTCCCACAAACAGTAAACAGCGCGCTCATGCCCTGCTTGTCGCGCACATTGCACCTCTGCAGTTGTAACTTCTCCAATGTCGGGCACAACCCCAGGTGTTCGGCGGGACCTGGATCTGAATCTATCCTCCTGCAGCTCTGCAACCTCAGGCTCTTCAAGTTCCCGCAGGACTTCAACCCGGCTATCCATCCGCCTTCCATCCTGTGATCGCACAACGTGAGCTCTTCCAACATGAAACAACACATTCCGATCGCGCTGATCCCGTCGTAGCTGCCCTCGCACCCGCACAACTCCAATTTCACCAACCTCTTGCATCCATGAGCCAAAGTCGTCAGACCAACGTCCGAAACCACCGACCCATACAGCCCTTCCGAGCATCCCACAACCTTCAACACCTGCAAGTTTCTGCAATTCGAGATTGACCTCAACGAGAAATCCGTGCATTGGTGCAGCTCCAACTCCTGGAGCATCAAGCATTCGGCCGCGATCATAGACAACCCCGTGTCCAACGCCTTACCCTCGTAGCCATCGGCCGTCGAAAACGCCCTACCTTCGTCATCAATTGGTCTGGAGACATCAACCACCCTGAGCCTTCGAAGATTAGGGCACCCTCTAGCGAGTGCCCTCAATCCTTGATCCAGCGATTCCGGCACCAACCTCCTCCCCTCACCGAGAAGCTCGCCGGAGAGATCAAGATCCGAGGTATCCAGGGGAATGGTGACCATCGAGTGGGTGAGAACCAGACCCCAATTAGAGGTGGGCACCCTTTTGATGCAAGCGTTGATCAAATCCACATCTGTGAGGTTAGGGAACCTGGAAACCATTCTACCACGCTCTAGGAAGCTCCAATCGTGAAGTTTCAAAGACTGGAGGAGGGAGCCATGGATCCTGCACCATCTCTTGCAGACAAGAGAGCACGACAGCTGAGGGAGAGGAAGCTTGGAGAGGATTCCTGCAAGGATCTGGtcggagagaaggagagagaggtcACTTCTTCTTTTCCCCTGTTGGTCTTCCTCTAGCTGCATCTTGAAGAAGACATGGTTGTTTAGGGTTTTTGGGTTGCGGGTGAGGAAGAAGGCGGGGACCCAGCTGCTCTTTGGGGGCTTCCAGGGGTTGCTTGGTTTTTTGGGGGGATTGAAAGACGGCATTGGGGATGAAGAAGAGATTGGGGGGAAACAAGGAGCACCATCTGCATTGACCGCCCCTTATCTCTCCCTTTGTCCTCCCTTTTCTTAGCAGAAACAACGAAATTATATATCTAGCAAAACGAACGCAGCTTGCATTTTGCATCAACAGAGAAGCTGACTACGCCTTTGCTCTCTCATCCAATTTGGATCGAGAAGCGTTGAAAGACCTATCTGCCCTTAAGTCTGTTGACAAAATGTCTAACGTTGCTTTGAGTAATTTCGTTCGTACCTTTTGAGAGGTAATTTGTTGGTTTGAATCCGAACCCTTTCTTTTAAGTTTCGATTCTTTTTATCATTCGGGCTCAAAATATTCCAAAGACGAGACATACACATGCAGGGGTATTTCGGTCATTTAATTGAGAACAATGAATTTTTAGGAGCATATTCCGAAAGTCCTTTGTATCCGTTGGCGACTCGAAAATGGGGAATTTTGTACCGTTGGGGCTTTCCAATAACGAGGGGAACGGCGCGTGGAGAGCTGAAGAGTGGGCTCGGCTCCCCTCAAGGGAAGCGCGAGCCAGATGAGGAACTGGGCACTACTCATCCAGCCAGGTTTCGAGAGGTCGGCGAGGATTTAGGTGACGCCAAACCCGCCTCTCCGACCAACAAGCCACCCGCAACCAATATTTCGAAGCGGGTGAGCGTCCGTACAGGCCGCCGTCGTATGTTCTCAAAAGTATCACCACTTTCTTTCTAATgcttgaattttaaaaaataatttgaaatgtGTCATATAGTTGGTAAGCTTAATGGCCTCATAAGTTAGTTTGACATCTCGTTATTTAAGATGCAAAAGCATAGTATTTATGAGAATCAACTAGAAAAGCACGTCTTCATCCACCTCTAATCTAACCCTAAGACCATGAAAATCATTTCTTATACAAGTGAAATGCATATGCATGTAtcaagtataaaaaaaatagtttctgAATAAAAGTTAAGGTTTGATTGCTTCTTTATTGTATTGGGAGCTATGTAACAGCCGATTTAGTTGATATCTAGTTCCCACATCGAACCACATACCACGCCTATCTTCGGCCGATGTGGACCAGTAAATAATGATGGTCACCATATTGGTTCTATCGCTGCCCAATGGGGATTGCTATTGGAATCCAAATCGTCAATACTTGAACAGTTGAACTAGATCAAGATTTGAAGACTAGTGACAAGAAGGGCACCCTTTCGATATTATGTCATTAATATTTTCAACGATAGCTTGCGAGACTAGTGCTTGTTGCATGAAACACTAGGTAGGTGTGTTCTTGATGATCTCTTTCCAAGTCGAACACATTGTTTAAAAGCTCAACACTAACCATTTGCTATCCAGTCCTTttgtataaagaaaaatatatctgaGTATATTTATAATTGGTTAATGGAgcaatttatggacttaaagGGCACTTTGTCAAgataaaattttgttgttggaaCAGGTTTTTAAAGCACATATTTCAAGAGTATCATGCTTTTGTTCCAAGAAATATTATAAGCTATGTCCAACATTTGATTGTCGGATCTATGAACAACATTCATAAAAacacatcttcttcttcttttttttttttcttttttgagtaTGTGGTTATTTTTTCACCGGTCTGAAGAGAGGTCGTAGCCCCCCTTTCTCTTGTGTGTCTCTTCCATAGAATTCACAAAGTATGCTTCAGGACCTTCTTACACTCTAAAAAAAGTAGTGTACTGGGTCTTGGCATCTAACACATGTTTTGTAATACAGACCCCATAACTTCTACTAATCAAGGCTTACCTTCCTGTTCTGCTGTATCCCTTTCACTAAGGGATATATAACTGCTGTGCTTGTAATactacaaaatttttattgtcaTCCTTGAGATTAAATTGTTAATTAAATTaatctttttagaaaaaccaATAACATAGATGCATTTAAAAAGGAGATGGGTGGTTTTCATATGACAAAATAAAAGTAGTTGTCAACTGACTTAAACTTAATGCGTGGTATTTATTCAAATACCTAGTTTGAAAAGGGCAGCAAACGGGTCGGATCTAATAGAGCGTttcgataattttttttatttgtatcaaACCCGATTCAGACCCGATCTAGCTACAACATGTTTTCTTGTGATACGCAACTGGTGCGTCCCTTTTTCTTGTGAAAATGAGGTGGAAGCTCGCCGACAACACTAGATCATCAACTGGTGATCTCATGTTACACGTGAAAAAGGAACAACCTTTGACGGATCCAGATCCATTGTAATGTCCCTACTCCTCCTGAGAGTTGCAACTGAGATCAATATCCGTGATAGTTCGGGTAAAGACGGTATTGTGGGTACTCGTGCAAAAGATGTTCTCGAAACACCAAAAGCAAACCTTATAACTAAGGGGTTGGGTAAAAACATCGAAAagttcatttattttgtatGAATTATGATCTTTAATCGAAAAATTTggacataaaagaaaaaatcgaaTCAGCCAAAAGCCAATTCAGCCAAATCAATCAgttatgaatatatatatatatatatatatatacattggcTTTTAAATAAAGagccataaaaatatttagaaaacgAACTAGTGTTTGATGAATCGGCTCCAATATTTAAAACAAGTTCATAGAATAGATTTGGAGAATTTCATATCAGTTTGATGGAACGTGCAGTTCTAAGCAGCCTTGGTTGAAGTCTCGCTCAGTTGCTATTTTGTAATCTCCCATTAAACCGTATGATCACTTCCCAAAAATAGATTTAGGATTTCCATCATCTACTTTCCAATGAAAAGACTATTCAGCAATATCAGCATGAATCTTGTCCCCCGTTGGCTGCATCATCTATCATGATCATTGGAAATGGCCAAGCACGCCGTCTACGTGCCTGAAGACGTAAGATCCATAATACTACCGGAATGGAATAAATGAGAAGCTCCCCGGCCTTTCAGATGCATCAAGCCCTGCCTTCCCCTTTATCTTTCCCGGCGTAGAATTGCCGTCATCTTTCGCCGCCTGTTACCGCAGAGTTTTATTTCTGTTACCGGCGTTTTTGGCAAGCGCCGACGAGCTAGGGGCATTCTGCTGCTGGTAGGAATGATCCATGGGTATGTCATACGGCCGCCTGGTATCGACAGATGCGttaataaaattaattaaacaaagaaTTTGCTGATACAACATATGGTTCAGATATATACAGAGAGGAAACAGATAGGTAATCTCCGAACACTTGACCTCCATCGTGTTTCAAGCTGCAAATCTACCAGCCAAGGCTCAAGCCGAGTTCTATTTAGTGAAGGTCTACCttcaattgaaaaaagaatCTCATAAATTAAAAAGTTCAAGAATTAAGTTTGGCGTTCTCTGCTTAACAATCTAGTGATCATGGCAACTTGGTGCCCCCCCAGAAAGCAGGTCACTAcctaaaagcacaaaaaaggaTCCAAGTTCATGTGATTCATGAAAGCAATAAGAAGATGAGTCTaaatttttgttctcttttaaGCTTCTATTTCCATGAtctgaaaaaatgggaaaaaggatATCGCGTCCAGCCGAACTATATAATCCAATTTAATCCATGTCATGTCATCTGATGTACCAATATTCTTAGTGAATGCTGCAAAGAAATTGGCATGCTCCATGTGTTTGGGACATATGCATGTGATGTCACATTCATATGTTCCTCATACTCTTGTttggatattttcaaaaaattagtgAGGCGCTTTTTGATTGGAGATGTCAAGGGATCAGATATTATCTGACATCTGATCTCAAACCGAATCCTGCTTAGTTGAATATGGCAAATTACGGATCCAATATATGTCCACTCAATTGATTCAGATTTTCTCCCACACTGCTGATCATGGGTCTGCGATTCCGGCAGACTCGcgtattttatttataaatatcattGTCTACCATCAGTATTGATactcttcatttttcatctaCATTCAATCCTGATTAGGCAATATTCGAGCACTCTGAAATAGTACATGGTAATTATATATATCGTGCCTAAATCCGATACGTTCACATGTCCATCGATGCATGGTAGACtttgaaagtttgaattttCAATATTGTTCGTTTCTAAGCTAAAAAACGGAGCTCGTTTGGACCTCTAAATTATATAAATTCTATTTTGCAATAAAACTAAGATTTTAAGACATGGATAAATATTTTGTTCCAGGTGTTATAAGAATGGGACTGAAAGGTTCAATTGGAATCAAATAGGTGGCAATTCGATTTAATTTGATTCTTAGGGTGATACATCGaccatcttctttttttttttttgaaaatgattttaacatactttattgttaaattttaattatgtttaaaaataaatacaatGATATTTTTTGCGTGTTAGTAATCGATTTGATTAAACTGAAATCAACCGATTTGCCAAATTGGTAGCGTGGCGGATTCAATTTACAAACTTAGGGAAGGGAAAGTTCTAAAAACTACAAACTTTTAGCTTGGTATTGGAGTATGAATTCAAGAAAGCATGATGAAGTACCATCTTGATTGATAGATACTATCAACCTAATGTTCTTGCTTGCGAGTGAGTGATTTGTGCAAAGCCCCCATGATTCTGCTTTGTGCAAAAAATCCCCCATTCGTTTGGTACTAATCTGCAAGAGAAAGTGACTTGGCCGATTATATGATCGTCGCTGATCGAGGTCTTCTCGGctgaaagcaaaagaagaaacactTGGGgattgtttggatgacaacctccaaaagcttggtttcATGGAAAGcggatttttttgaaaacttggttaAAAAGTCAGTTTTGTAAACTTAGTTTGGATGACATgtgaaaaacttggtttagggaaaaaaaaatcagagcaTGAAAAACCTGTAGGAAGGCAGGTTTTTCAGAAAAccagattttgagaaaactAGAGGGATGACACCctccaaaacccagtttttaaaaaaacttggttagtgaaaaccaagtttttaaagtggtttttaaaattatatttttgtgtttaggtgaaaaaccaatttttttgtaaataattgtcatccaaacatttttgaaagatgtttttttttttgtagtaaaatcaagttttattttcggaaacctggtttttgtttaGAAAACTGGGGAATTTTGTCACTTGCCCGATGGGCGGATATTGGATCGAGAGAGAATGTCGCTTCCCAGATGTCGTCTTGTGTTCGCAATCTACAATCTGGATCACAAACCATGGCTGACCGACACGTCTGTTAGCTCTCAATGATCAGTTGCATTCAACATTTACTGCGATCACCTTGCAACCGCTaccaatatttttctttttcatttattttttaaaataataaatgagGAGATGTTCAGTTTCGAAAAGGCCGATCCCCTCTCTACCAATATCCCagatgttcatttattttacattcgtattgagaaaaaaaaaagaaaaactacaaagacaaggaaaagaagttATAGGCAGTTTTTAAGTGTAGTTTGGATGAAATCTGGTTTTCCGAAATCTGGTTTTCCGGCAGCCTAACTGGTGGTGACTTTGTTCATGTAGAGGCCGTGCAATTTGCCTTTGAGGCGTGCCCCTAGACTGGACCCCCCCCTCACATTCATCCGCTGCAATGGAAAGGGGAAGCGATAAAGAAATCTAGCGATACTTATGTGGACCAATTTGTTACAGTGCAAGACTAGAGCAGCTTCATTTGCGATTCCGACGTTGACAGCGCGGTGGTGAGAGGCATGGAAGTGGTGGTGCTCGTTTTACGGCGGTGACATCTCGGGAAGAGCCCACAGATAAGCGGGCTATATGGAGTCGGtggtcttcttcctcttctttatttttgttgggaagagatgagaagaaaaagagagaagaaggtGAGATGTAGCTTAccagaggagagagagagagaggggggggggggggtgtgaaTGCTGCTGGTAGAGAGAGAATCGGCCTATCTACAAGAACTGGAGGAGTGCCCGCTCTAGCCACTCAGACGCCAGGAAAAGATATCATGGATGCCGCCGTGACCCCACCCCCACACCACACAGCTATCATCCCACCCAACTCCCCACATTCACCCAACCATGACCCTTCTTTTAACTGCAaccttctcctcctttttttccccaccctttctctctctctcctccacaCAATcaccctccttctctctctctctctttgtct contains:
- the LOC116265544 gene encoding F-box protein At5g51380-like, whose amino-acid sequence is MPSFNPPKKPSNPWKPPKSSWVPAFFLTRNPKTLNNHVFFKMQLEEDQQGKRRSDLSLLLSDQILAGILSKLPLPQLSCSLVCKRWCRIHGSLLQSLKLHDWSFLERGRMVSRFPNLTDVDLINACIKRVPTSNWGLVLTHSMVTIPLDTSDLDLSGELLGEGRRLVPESLDQGLRALARGCPNLRRLRVVDVSRPIDDEGRAFSTADGYEGKALDTGLSMIAAECLMLQELELHQCTDFSLRSISNCRNLQVLKVVGCSEGLYGSVVSDVGLTTLAHGCKRLVKLELCGCEGSYDGISAIGMCCFMLEELTLCDHRMEGGWIAGLKSCGNLKSLRLQSCRRIDSDPGPAEHLGLCPTLEKLQLQRCNVRDKQGMSALFTVCGTVKELEFQDCWGLEDEIFSIGSCCRRVKSLSLEGCSLLTTEGLESLVLSWKELQRLRVVSCNNIKDIEVTPSLASVFSVLKELKWRPDTKSVLADSLFGTGMGGKGGKFFKRV